One Odontesthes bonariensis isolate fOdoBon6 chromosome 17, fOdoBon6.hap1, whole genome shotgun sequence genomic window carries:
- the yipf6 gene encoding protein YIPF6, which produces MASAEEASKPFAGLSDVSISEDIPVEGDISVPVGPSRRDDEFSTLDEPVKETILRDLRAVGKKFIHVLYPKRSSALLRDWDLWGPLLLCVTLALLLQGGAADSDDQGGPQFAEVFVIVWFGSIIITVNSKLLGGTLSFFQSLCVLGYCILPLTVAMVVCRIVLLSGTGKVSSVVRLVVVTASFGWSTFASTAFLADSQPSNRKALVVYPVFLFYFVIGWMILTFTP; this is translated from the exons ATGGCGTCAGCGGAGGAAGCCAGCAAGCCGTTTGCTGGGTTGTCGGATGTCTCCATATCGGAGGATATTCCGGTGGAAGGGGACATCTCCGTCCCTGTCGGCCCCTCCAGAAGAGACGACGAGTTTTCTACGTTGGACGAGCCGGTGAAGGAAACCATCCTGCGAGATCTGCGGGCAGTGGGGAAGAAGTTTATACACGTTTTGTACCCGAAGAGGAGCTCGGCTCTGCTGCGGGACTGGGACCTGTGGGGCCCGCTGCTGCTCTGCGTGACGCTGGCTCTTCTGCTTCAAGGTGGCGCGGCTGACAGCGACGACCAGGGAGGACCGCAGTTTGCCGAG GTCTTTGTCATTGTCTGGTTTGGCTCCATCATCATCACTGTCAACTCCAAGCTGCTGGGTGGCACCCTCTCATTCTTCCAGAGCCTGTGTGTGTTAGGATATTGCATTTTGCCTCTGACGGTGGCCATGGTTGTTTGCCGGATTGTCTTGCTGAGTGGCACGGGAAAGGTCAGCTCCGTCGTGCGGTTGGTAGTGGTGACGGCATCCTTCGGCTGGTCCACCTTTGCTTCCACAGCCTTCCTTGCAGACAGTCAGCCGTCCAACCGCAAGGCACTGGTGGTGTATCCGGTGTTTCTCTTTTACTTTGTGATTGGGTGGATGATCCTGACATTCACGCCATGA
- the LOC142366518 gene encoding uncharacterized protein LOC142366518, with the protein MEGPPQLPPELWVYVFSYLSTEEKHTVRSCCRHLKKLIDHPSLWRDYTVVLSELRRYTYGYWDTLSRRKLTRVAVRHLRRKEWRRLVKFLPSLTAIVFVDGGRQYKEKYLDNLSRFPELRDLGVRNATWDELILGRSLIEHLRERLTHLSVCNVRLPCTVDFINVVSNLVNLRHLLFHQQGEGYGLDTVRPVPRHVFHNLLLNLKKLKYLSWGMKGEPPEPLPEDYLNPPDPDQPGASSYGGPSLISLELVDYPETTLPENALRSLTTLRSLTVRYRYIREGIECRLRSWLSPLRQLDSLTIIGGNSLATYTTTIPSSVTRLTLRVAITLKDMDSIAPKVPGLEHLDIEQNRSSGSLCRRIPMLFPQLRTLRIRFFRREPEKDLLSLHKLRHLVQLELLVERSFILRDYLNGHPWPSPCVQELINQLRELSENRITVITTMRQRNPLRECDCVWEGD; encoded by the exons ATGGAGGGGCCGCCGCAGCTTCCACCAGAACTTTGGGTGTATGTGTTCAGCTACCTTAGCACGGAGGAGAAACACACCGTTCGCAGCTGCTGTAGACACCTGAAGAAGCTTATCGACCACCCGTCCCTGTGGAGGGACTACACGGTGGTACTGTCTGAACTCCGCCGCTACACATACGGCTACTGGGACACCTTGAGCCGCCGGAAGCTCACCCGGGTGGCGGTGAGACACCTACGGCGCAAAGAGTGGCGACGCCTCGTTAAGTTCCTTCCGTCGCTCACTGCCATTGTGTTTGTTGACGGAGGGCGCCAGTACAAAGAAAAATACTTGGACAATCTGTCCAGGTTTCCTGAACTGCGAGACCTCGGGGTACGGAACGCCACTTGGGATGAATTGATTCTGGGGCGTAGTCTCATCGAACATCTTCGGGAGCGGCTCACCCACCTCAGCGTGTGCAACGTCCGGCTGCCCTGCACGGTAGATTTCATCAACGTGGTGTCGAACCTGGTCAACCTACGGCACCTGCTTTTCCATCAGCAGGGGGAGGGCTACGGACTGGACACGGTGAGGCCGGTTCCCCGCCACGTGTTCCACAACCTGCTGCTGAACCTGAAAAAACTTAAATACCTATCCTGGGGGATGAAGGGGGAGCCACCAGAGCCGCTTCCCGAAGACTATCTGAACCCCCCGGACCCGGACCAGCCAG gAGCATCTTCATATGGTGGCCCATCGCTGATAAGTCTGGAGCTTGTGGATTACCCAGAAACAACGCTCCCTGAAAACGCACTGAGGAGTCTGACGACACTCAGGTCACTGACAGTCCGCTACAGGTATATCAGAGAAGGAATTGAGTGTCGCCTCAGGTCCTGGCTGAGTCCTTTGAGGCAGCTAGATTCACTCACTATCATAG GAGGAAATTCTCTCGCCACATATACAACCACTATACCTTCCAGTGTGACCAGGCTGACGCTGAGAGTGGCCATAACCCTGAAAGACATGGACTCAATCGCTCCAAAAGTTCCTGGACTGGAGCACCTGGATATAGAGCAGAACCGCTCCAGCGGAAGCCTCTGCAGACGAATCCCCATGCTGTTTCCTCAGCTCAGGACTCTCAGGATACG CTTTTTCCGCCGGGAACCAGAGAAAGACCTGCTGAGCCTTCACAAGCTGCGACACCTGGTGCAGTTGGAGCTGCTGGTGGAGCGCTCGTTCATTCTACGAGATTATCTCAACGGTCATCCCTGGCCCAGCCCCTGCGTGCAGGAGCTAATCAACCAGCTCCGGGAGTTGTCCGAGAACAGGATCACGGTCATCACCACAATGCGACAGAGAAACCCTCTACGcgaatgtgactgtgtgtgggaggGGGACTGA